A region of uncultured Carboxylicivirga sp. DNA encodes the following proteins:
- a CDS encoding LptE family protein: MIKNIKILGALALIITGLVACKIEMTMSGASIPENIKTFSVQYFNNRAPLINPTLSQEFTEGLKDRITNESRLKLAPNNGDIDFSGEITGYDIRPMAIQADAVSAQTRLTMNVKVRYKNYKDPKKNWESSFSAFRDFDSDQNINAVEADLTKEMVEEITENIFNKAFADW, encoded by the coding sequence ATGATTAAAAACATCAAAATACTAGGTGCATTGGCTCTGATCATTACAGGATTGGTAGCATGCAAAATTGAAATGACAATGAGTGGAGCCTCTATCCCTGAAAATATTAAAACTTTTTCGGTTCAATATTTCAACAACCGAGCTCCTTTAATTAACCCTACGCTAAGTCAGGAATTTACTGAAGGACTAAAAGATCGTATTACGAATGAATCGCGTCTTAAGCTGGCGCCAAATAATGGTGATATTGATTTTTCAGGTGAGATTACCGGATACGATATTCGTCCTATGGCTATTCAGGCTGATGCAGTTTCAGCACAAACCCGATTAACCATGAATGTTAAAGTACGCTACAAAAATTATAAAGACCCGAAAAAGAACTGGGAATCTTCGTTCTCCGCTTTTCGTGATTTTGATTCTGATCAGAACATTAATGCGGTGGAAGCTGATTTAACAAAGGAAATGGTAGAAGAAATAACCGAAAACATTTTCAACAAGGCATTTGCCGACTGGTAG
- a CDS encoding sigma-54 dependent transcriptional regulator, translating into MDLQQIKQRFGIIGNAFGLNRAIDVAVQVAPTDLSVLITGESGTGKEVFPQIIHQNSARKHGSYVAVNCGAIPEGTIDSELFGHEKGAFTGALSDRKGYFEEADKGTIFLDEIGELPLATQVRLLRVLETGEFMKVGSSKVLKTDVRVVAATNVDMEKAIKENKFREDLYYRLNSVPIKIPPLRDRSEDIYLLFRKFSSDFANRYRMPAIKLDEEAKKLLMGYRWPGNIRQLKNITEQISVIEQKREIDAEVMSRYLPYHTGGNLPALIDQKSMPGGADFNTEREILYKVLFDMKRDMNDLKKLVHGLLEDGPVVAQSEHANIVQKLYQNDNGSFISDNNVPTVPTFNNVSNDQHTGIEDTEEFVEESLSLADKEIELIKKALDKYNGKRKHAARELGISERTLYRKIKEYQIEG; encoded by the coding sequence ATGGATCTACAGCAAATCAAGCAAAGATTTGGTATCATAGGTAATGCATTCGGGCTCAACAGAGCCATTGATGTTGCCGTACAGGTTGCTCCAACCGACCTTTCTGTATTGATTACTGGTGAGAGTGGTACCGGTAAAGAAGTTTTTCCTCAAATCATTCATCAGAACAGTGCCCGTAAACATGGCTCTTATGTAGCCGTTAACTGTGGTGCAATTCCTGAAGGCACAATTGATTCAGAATTATTTGGCCACGAAAAGGGGGCATTTACGGGAGCTCTTTCAGATCGTAAAGGTTATTTTGAAGAAGCTGATAAAGGAACTATCTTTTTGGATGAAATTGGCGAACTTCCTTTGGCAACTCAGGTGAGACTTTTAAGAGTATTGGAAACAGGTGAATTTATGAAAGTTGGTTCATCAAAGGTTCTTAAGACAGATGTTCGTGTAGTCGCCGCCACCAATGTGGATATGGAAAAGGCCATCAAAGAGAATAAGTTTCGCGAAGATTTGTACTATCGTTTAAACAGTGTACCCATTAAAATTCCGCCTTTGCGCGATCGTTCAGAAGATATTTACCTGTTATTCAGAAAATTCTCAAGTGATTTTGCCAACCGATATCGTATGCCGGCCATCAAGCTGGACGAAGAAGCTAAGAAGCTTTTAATGGGTTATCGATGGCCGGGTAACATTCGTCAATTAAAAAATATTACAGAACAGATTTCGGTGATAGAGCAAAAAAGAGAGATTGATGCAGAGGTCATGAGTCGTTACCTTCCTTATCATACAGGTGGTAATCTCCCGGCATTAATCGATCAGAAAAGCATGCCTGGAGGAGCGGATTTCAATACCGAACGAGAAATATTGTACAAAGTTTTGTTTGATATGAAACGCGACATGAACGACCTTAAAAAACTAGTTCATGGCTTATTGGAAGATGGTCCGGTTGTGGCCCAGAGTGAACATGCCAATATTGTTCAAAAATTATATCAGAATGATAACGGTAGTTTTATAAGTGATAACAATGTGCCCACTGTTCCTACTTTTAACAATGTTTCAAACGATCAGCACACTGGCATTGAGGATACCGAAGAGTTTGTAGAAGAATCATTATCTCTTGCTGATAAAGAAATTGAATTGATAAAAAAGGCCTTGGATAAATACAATGGAAAAAGAAAACATGCAGCCCGTGAATTAGGTATTTCGGAGCGCACATTATATCGTAAAATAAAAGAATATCAAATAGAAGGATAA
- the kdsB gene encoding 3-deoxy-manno-octulosonate cytidylyltransferase, with product MIEKNILGLIPARFGSTRFPGKPLADIGGKPMIQRVYEQTKKKLDFVYVATDDERIEKAVLSFGGKVVMTSVDHQSGTDRCAEALQKVQQIEGKEFYAVLNIQGDEPFISPEQIALVANCFNEEETQLATLVKPVSKTEDLFNPNKPKVVVSKDKKALYFSRSPIPYLRSEPEKDWVRKHQYYNHIGLYGYRSDVLKEITLLPLGQLELAESLEQLRWLENGYAIRVEETHEQAVAIDTPEDLENLLKSGIIK from the coding sequence ATGATTGAAAAGAATATTCTGGGATTAATCCCCGCACGTTTTGGCTCAACCCGTTTTCCTGGTAAACCTTTAGCTGATATTGGTGGAAAACCTATGATACAAAGGGTGTATGAACAAACTAAAAAAAAGCTTGATTTTGTTTATGTTGCCACCGATGATGAACGCATTGAAAAGGCGGTTTTGAGTTTTGGAGGGAAGGTTGTAATGACTTCAGTTGATCATCAGAGTGGTACAGACAGGTGTGCAGAGGCGTTACAAAAAGTGCAGCAAATAGAAGGGAAAGAATTTTATGCAGTTCTAAATATACAGGGTGATGAGCCTTTTATCAGCCCTGAACAGATTGCCTTGGTTGCCAATTGTTTTAATGAAGAAGAAACACAACTGGCTACGTTGGTTAAACCTGTTTCTAAAACAGAGGATTTATTCAATCCAAACAAACCTAAAGTAGTGGTTAGCAAAGATAAAAAAGCACTTTATTTTAGTCGCTCTCCGATTCCTTACCTGCGTTCAGAACCTGAGAAGGATTGGGTTCGCAAACATCAGTATTATAATCATATTGGTTTGTATGGGTATCGTTCAGATGTATTAAAGGAAATAACCCTACTGCCTCTTGGGCAATTGGAACTGGCCGAATCTTTGGAGCAACTTAGATGGCTTGAGAATGGTTACGCCATTCGGGTAGAAGAAACCCATGAACAGGCTGTTGCTATTGATACCCCTGAAGATCTTGAAAATCTATTAAAATCCGGAATAATAAAATAA
- a CDS encoding co-chaperone GroES, which produces MSDLKGKVLAGKILVKPQEAETKTSSGIIIPDSAKEKPLQGEVVLVGAAKKDEQMEIKTGDVVLYGKYSGTELNIDGTDYLLMSQSDVLYIL; this is translated from the coding sequence ATGTCAGATTTAAAAGGTAAAGTTTTAGCCGGTAAAATTTTGGTTAAGCCACAGGAAGCTGAAACTAAAACTTCTAGTGGTATTATCATTCCTGATTCAGCTAAAGAAAAGCCATTACAAGGCGAAGTTGTTTTAGTTGGTGCTGCTAAAAAAGACGAACAAATGGAAATTAAAACAGGTGATGTTGTGCTTTACGGAAAGTACAGTGGAACTGAATTAAACATCGATGGTACTGATTACTTGTTGATGTCTCAGTCTGATGTGTTGTATATCCTTTAA
- the secG gene encoding preprotein translocase subunit SecG, producing the protein MYSFISILVIIASILLILIVLVQNSKGGGLASNFSASNQVMGVRKTTDFLEKATWTLAGALLILSFVAVMVLPKATASSAEVDEKINALPQQQQEVPAFPTPAEGDQTQETTTEGAE; encoded by the coding sequence ATGTATTCGTTTATTTCGATACTAGTTATTATAGCGAGCATCCTTCTAATCCTTATCGTTTTAGTTCAAAACTCAAAAGGTGGAGGTTTAGCTTCTAATTTTTCGGCTTCTAACCAGGTTATGGGAGTTCGAAAAACCACTGACTTCCTTGAAAAAGCTACATGGACTTTGGCTGGTGCTCTTTTAATCCTATCATTTGTTGCAGTAATGGTGTTACCTAAAGCTACTGCCAGCAGTGCTGAAGTGGATGAAAAAATCAATGCATTACCACAGCAACAACAAGAAGTACCTGCATTTCCTACTCCAGCAGAAGGAGATCAAACTCAGGAAACAACTACAGAAGGCGCTGAATAG
- the groL gene encoding chaperonin GroEL (60 kDa chaperone family; promotes refolding of misfolded polypeptides especially under stressful conditions; forms two stacked rings of heptamers to form a barrel-shaped 14mer; ends can be capped by GroES; misfolded proteins enter the barrel where they are refolded when GroES binds) yields the protein MAKEIKFNIEARELLKQGVDELANAVKVTLGPKGRNVIIDKKFGAPAITKDGVSVAKEVELADPYANMGAQMVKEVASKTGDDAGDGTTTATVLAQAIINVGLKNVTAGANPMELKRGIDKAVATVVASIKDQSQEVGEHSEKIEQVATISANNDSMIGKLIAEAMEKVSKEGVITVEEAKGTDTTVEVVEGMQFDRGYISPYFVTNTEKMEAEMEHPMILIHDKKISTMKDLLPVLEATAQAGRPLVIIAEDVDGEALATLVVNRLRGSLKVAAVKAPGFGDRRKEMLQDIAVLTGGTVISEETGLKLEHATLEMLGEAEKVTIDKENTTVVNGAGQKEVIDGRVAQIKAQIANTTSDYDREKLQERLAKLAGGVAVLYVGAASEVEMKEKKDRVDDALSATRAAVEEGIVPGGGVAFVRAISTLEGLKGETEDETTGIEIVKRAIEEPLRQIAFNAGKEGAVIVQKVAEGKDDFGYNARFDRFENLLESGVIDPAKVTRVALENAASIAGMFLTTECVLVEEKEDTPPMPMGGGMGGGMPGMM from the coding sequence ATGGCTAAAGAAATAAAATTCAATATTGAAGCTCGCGAACTATTAAAGCAAGGTGTTGACGAGTTGGCAAATGCAGTTAAAGTAACATTGGGTCCTAAAGGACGCAACGTAATTATTGATAAGAAATTTGGCGCACCAGCCATTACAAAAGATGGTGTATCAGTTGCTAAAGAAGTTGAGTTAGCTGATCCATATGCTAATATGGGTGCTCAAATGGTTAAAGAGGTAGCTTCTAAAACAGGTGATGATGCAGGTGACGGTACAACAACTGCTACTGTTTTGGCTCAGGCAATTATCAATGTTGGTTTGAAAAACGTTACTGCAGGTGCCAATCCAATGGAATTGAAGCGTGGTATCGATAAGGCTGTTGCTACCGTAGTGGCAAGCATTAAAGATCAATCACAGGAAGTTGGTGAGCATAGCGAAAAAATAGAACAAGTTGCTACTATTTCAGCTAACAACGACAGCATGATCGGAAAATTGATTGCTGAGGCTATGGAAAAAGTAAGCAAAGAAGGTGTTATTACTGTTGAAGAAGCAAAAGGTACTGACACAACTGTAGAAGTAGTTGAAGGTATGCAGTTCGACCGCGGTTATATCTCTCCATACTTTGTAACTAATACAGAGAAAATGGAAGCTGAGATGGAGCACCCAATGATCTTAATCCACGACAAGAAGATTTCTACCATGAAAGATCTTCTTCCTGTATTGGAAGCAACAGCTCAGGCTGGTCGTCCTTTGGTTATCATTGCTGAAGATGTAGATGGCGAAGCATTGGCTACATTGGTTGTTAACCGCCTGCGTGGTTCATTGAAAGTTGCTGCTGTTAAAGCTCCTGGATTTGGTGACCGTCGTAAAGAAATGTTACAGGATATCGCTGTTTTAACAGGTGGTACTGTAATTTCTGAAGAAACTGGTTTGAAATTAGAACATGCTACTTTAGAAATGCTTGGAGAAGCTGAAAAAGTAACGATCGATAAAGAAAACACTACTGTTGTTAACGGTGCTGGTCAAAAAGAAGTTATTGACGGACGTGTTGCTCAAATCAAAGCTCAGATTGCTAACACAACATCTGATTACGATCGTGAGAAATTGCAAGAGCGTTTGGCTAAATTAGCAGGTGGTGTTGCTGTACTATACGTAGGTGCTGCTTCTGAAGTTGAAATGAAAGAAAAGAAAGACCGTGTTGATGACGCTTTAAGCGCAACCCGTGCTGCTGTTGAAGAAGGTATTGTTCCTGGTGGTGGTGTAGCTTTTGTTCGTGCCATTTCAACATTAGAAGGTTTAAAAGGTGAAACTGAAGACGAAACTACCGGTATCGAAATCGTTAAACGTGCTATCGAAGAGCCATTGCGTCAGATTGCCTTCAACGCAGGTAAAGAAGGTGCAGTTATCGTACAAAAAGTTGCTGAAGGCAAAGACGATTTTGGATACAATGCTCGTTTCGACCGTTTTGAAAACCTTTTAGAAAGCGGAGTGATCGATCCAGCGAAAGTAACTCGTGTAGCTCTTGAAAACGCTGCATCTATCGCAGGAATGTTCTTAACTACTGAATGTGTACTGGTAGAAGAAAAAGAAGATACTCCTCCAATGCCTATGGGCGGCGGAATGGGTGGCGGAATGCCAGGAATGATGTAA
- a CDS encoding tetratricopeptide repeat protein, whose translation MNKTEFFDYVNSPDRLNKDTVASLNEIIEEYPWFQTARLLLVKNLHVIDHVKFNSELKTSAAYIVDRKRLFDLIHNNGVIKEESVPEQIKVVQQKAEESKTPKTTIEVEPTVNSRSSIEMSTNISSISDYFQADDVYETNDGKTLDFSSLGIKSEEEETPVVLPSADFLEYESSDYTGYQLHHADDINEEENRSFSDWLNALRHAPVQSIEKETANPKKKSQQLIDNFLSIDTPKVIAKPNSKPTNNGNERHEQSLKESDDLLSETLANIYIKQKHYEKAIAIYEKLRLKYPEKSVYFAEQISNLEKSNNNQ comes from the coding sequence ATGAATAAAACAGAGTTTTTTGATTACGTTAACAGCCCGGATCGACTGAACAAGGATACCGTTGCTTCACTAAATGAAATTATTGAAGAGTATCCCTGGTTCCAGACGGCTCGTCTGTTGCTTGTTAAAAACCTGCATGTAATTGATCACGTCAAATTCAACAGCGAACTTAAAACATCTGCGGCCTATATCGTTGATCGTAAAAGGCTCTTTGACCTTATTCATAATAATGGGGTGATCAAAGAAGAGTCTGTTCCTGAACAGATTAAGGTAGTTCAGCAAAAAGCTGAAGAATCAAAAACTCCAAAGACAACTATTGAAGTAGAACCAACTGTCAACAGCCGTTCTTCCATTGAAATGTCAACAAACATCAGTTCTATCAGCGATTATTTTCAGGCTGATGATGTATATGAAACCAACGATGGAAAAACACTGGATTTTAGCAGTCTTGGAATCAAATCTGAAGAAGAAGAAACTCCTGTTGTTTTGCCAAGTGCTGATTTTCTGGAATATGAATCATCTGATTACACAGGTTATCAGTTGCATCATGCAGACGACATTAATGAAGAAGAAAATCGATCATTCTCTGATTGGTTAAATGCTTTGCGTCATGCCCCTGTTCAATCTATTGAAAAAGAGACGGCTAATCCAAAGAAAAAATCACAACAACTTATTGATAATTTCTTAAGTATTGATACTCCAAAGGTTATTGCCAAACCCAATAGTAAACCTACCAACAATGGTAACGAACGACATGAGCAAAGCCTTAAGGAAAGTGATGATTTACTATCAGAAACATTAGCAAATATTTACATCAAGCAAAAGCATTACGAAAAAGCTATTGCTATTTATGAAAAGTTGCGTTTGAAATATCCCGAAAAAAGTGTTTACTTTGCCGAGCAAATTAGCAACCTAGAAAAAAGTAATAATAATCAATAA